Genomic window (Gloeothece verrucosa PCC 7822):
CCCTCCGGCTATGACAAAAGCATCATTTTGATGAGACTTTTCTAGATTAAGTTCTCGTCTTTTAGCTTTAGTTATATAACCATAAGTATGAGAGTAATCTTTGACTAATGCGGCTAAAATCCGACCCGTTTTGTATAAACCTTGTAGGTAGAGCCAAGAACAAACGGCATAGATTATACTTTTAGTTAATGTGGGAAACTCTGTTAATCTCCACCTAACAGTTGACATAAAAGTTTCTCCTCTAAATGATTTTAAACGAGGTTGCCATCTGTAAAGAAACTTTCCTTTTTTATGATTAGCCGGAGTATGGCATTTACTACAGAGTGTGATTAAGTTACTCGGTCTATCGGTTCGGTCATCTTTCCAAAACCCTAAATGATGCACTTGTAAAATGGGCTGCTTAGATTTATTTTTACAGTTAGGATTCTGGCATCTGTGATTGTCCCTATGCAGGATATATTTTCTCAAGTTGTCAAATCCATACTGTTCTCCCTGTTGATAATCTTCGCCCTCAATCGAAGGATTTTTTATCTTTTTGATGTCGAAGTTAGCAACTTCAATGATGACCTCCTCAATGGGCAAAACTGATTTAATGAGGTTGATTAATCGATGGTGGCTATCCAGTTTATGACCAATTGAAGGGGCTAACCAACCCAAGCTTCTCCTCCCGTGCTTCCATTTAAAATTATTAAGGCGGGTTTATCATTGACTATCTCACATATCCAATAAATTTTTTCTAGCGTTTCCTGTTGCGTTTTGCAATTAATTTTTATACCTTCTATATAAGCATAAAGATGTTTTTGAAGAAAACAATAGTTTAAATCTTCGGGTTGGGTCGTTAAAAAGCGGTTAAAGTCAAACATGGTACTTTACGGATTATTAATTACTTTTAAGTTGTAGGTCGCTAAAAGCCGAAAATTTTTTGAGATTGGCAACCGTAATGTATTCAGAACGCGCACTTCCCCACTCACAGTTAAAATAAGTGGCGAAGCGATTGAGCGATCGCTGATTGATTAACCGATTAATCATTTCAACCGCCTCCACCGCTACACGCTGGTTAATAAATAATGCTTGTTTATTACGCTCTGCTATTTGGGTACAAGATAAATGCTCGTCCATTCCATCTTCGGGATGATTTTCTAAAAGCTCAGGATGCTGAAGCCCCGGGGCCGGCAAAGAAACACAAAAGCTAGGATTCTCCAAATCATTAAAAGCGGCTTGAAGGTCAAAATTATTAGTTGACCCAAGAAGGACTTGCCCTGCCGCTATTCCCTCACCATGATTGCCACAATCAAGATACCAAATTTGGCGATTGTATTGCGCCAAACTGGACAAAACAGTGGACAATTCGCTCCTAGCCGGACTATTATCCACA
Coding sequences:
- a CDS encoding ThiF family adenylyltransferase, translating into MIQQAILSDLIIRPIPILIGSFNFLDIYLVGCGGTGSFLAPSLVRLVLELQQGGCDVRLTFVDHDHVSDRNIPRQNFCPGDLGGYKAALLASRYGIAFGVEIAAIVEPFNYQLVDRPRWHSQTILIGCVDNSPARSELSTVLSSLAQYNRQIWYLDCGNHGEGIAAGQVLLGSTNNFDLQAAFNDLENPSFCVSLPAPGLQHPELLENHPEDGMDEHLSCTQIAERNKQALFINQRVAVEAVEMINRLINQRSLNRFATYFNCEWGSARSEYITVANLKKFSAFSDLQLKSN
- a CDS encoding RRXRR domain-containing protein produces the protein MGWLAPSIGHKLDSHHRLINLIKSVLPIEEVIIEVANFDIKKIKNPSIEGEDYQQGEQYGFDNLRKYILHRDNHRCQNPNCKNKSKQPILQVHHLGFWKDDRTDRPSNLITLCSKCHTPANHKKGKFLYRWQPRLKSFRGETFMSTVRWRLTEFPTLTKSIIYAVCSWLYLQGLYKTGRILAALVKDYSHTYGYITKAKRRELNLEKSHQNDAFVIAGGTTQTRCNPLNLEQIRHHKRSLEQFYDAKYIDTRDGQVKSGSILFSGRRTRNKNHNGENLRKYRGQKVSKGRRAIKKLRYPYKQHDLVKYQGRIIPVVGMQNKGTRLSLKPYAGCPTKYLTAPVNQVIPIYKREGICEII